In the genome of Apostichopus japonicus isolate 1M-3 chromosome 15, ASM3797524v1, whole genome shotgun sequence, one region contains:
- the LOC139981047 gene encoding uncharacterized protein isoform X1, giving the protein MYNGVGLTTARGSGTNGFVQRNFALVRNAHQKMEYKSEEEIKKTEAALSRPPNQEILAHERKRQVEIKCFEMQEHLEEQGHTEEEITRKVSAFRKMLMDKEGVTDTDDDSTTKSKVSETHQLAAAKEKQNQKLREAFGISDTYVDGSSFDPDRKAKEAEAKAMQQKKYSILLEPADPSSTEKKKRKKHDGSRSESESPERKHKKKKKKSHKKHKRSGRRHRRRHKRSHTEKKKSPKESKDNENPEGVTRDVKKSDNESGVESAGSSPDKTRSSRKKSKKRRKHSHSPYSDKSDNSRSPSPHKDEKKTRRHSRSRSRSQSRSPSHRRHHSRSRSHSRRSRSKSLSYSPADKRRSASRGSPSPRGGRDRKKSFSPIRKRRDSPSFLDRRRITSARKLPIPYNRPSASCGYSSDSQMSTSSRSRSRSATRSRHSSGESSQK; this is encoded by the exons ATGTACAACGGTGTAGGGCTCACCACAGCTCGTGGTAGTGGGACAAATGGCTTTGTACAAAGAAACTTTGCCCTGGTGCGAAATGCACACCAAAAGATGGAGTATAAGTCCgaggaagaaattaaaaaaactgaAGCAGCCCTCAGCAGACCTCCAAACCAAGAAATATTGGCTCACGAGAGGAAGCGACAGGTGGAGATCAAATGCTTTGAAATGCAAGAACATTTGGAAGAACAAGG ACACACAGAGGAAGAAATTACTCGCAAAGTGTCTGCCTTCCGTAAAATGCTTATGGACAAAGAAGGAGTCACAGATACAGATGATGACTCCACGACAAAGTCAAA GGTGTCAGAAACACATCAGCTGGCCGCAGCCAAAGAGAAACAGAACCAAAAGTTACGAGAAGCGTTTGGAATATCTGATACTTACGTTGATGGCAGCTCGTTCGACCCAGACCGTAAAGCCAAGGAAGCAGAGGCTAAGGCCATGCAGCAGAAAAAGTATAG TATTCTTCTGGAACCTGCTGATCCATCTTCaactgaaaagaagaaaagaaagaaacatgatGGGAGTAG atcGGAAAGTGAATCTCCAGAACGTAAgcataagaagaagaagaagaaatcacACAAGAAACACAAAAG ATCTGGAAGGAGGCATCGGAGGAGGCATAAGAG GTCTCATACAGAGAAGAAGAAATCCCCCAAAGA aTCTAAAGACAATGAGAATCCAGAAGGTGTAACAAGGGATGTGAAAAAATCTGATAACGAATCTGGTGTAGAATCAGCAGG GTCTTCACCAGACAAAACCAGGTCGTCTAGAAAGAAGAGCAAAAAACGAAGGAAACATTCCCACAGCCCGTACTCGGACAAATCGGATAACTCTAGGAGTCCGTCTCCTCATAAAGACGAGAAGAAAACAAGAAG ACACTCTCGGAGCAGATCAAGAAGCCAGTCCAGATCGCCATCCCACAGAAGACACCACTCTAGAAGCAG GTCTCATTCAAGAAGGTCTCGTTCCAAGTCCCTATCGTACTCACCAGCGGACAAGAGGCGGTCAGCGTCTCGCGGTAGCCCTTCACCGCGCGGCGGCCGTGACAGGAAAAAGAGTTTTTCTCCAATTAGGAAACGAAGAGATTCCCCAAGTTTTCTGGATCGTCGAAGAATAACCAG TGCTCGCAAGTTACCAATTCCATACAACCGACCGTCTGCCAGCTGTGGTTATTCTTCCGACTCACAGATGTCTACCAGCAGCAGAAGTAGATCACGGTCAGCCACCCGGTCTAGGCACAGTTCTGGAGAATCTTCCCAAAAATGA
- the LOC139981047 gene encoding uncharacterized protein isoform X4 — protein MYNGVGLTTARGSGTNGFVQRNFALVRNAHQKMEYKSEEEIKKTEAALSRPPNQEILAHERKRQVEIKCFEMQEHLEEQGHTEEEITRKVSAFRKMLMDKEGVTDTDDDSTTKSKVSETHQLAAAKEKQNQKLREAFGISDTYVDGSSFDPDRKAKEAEAKAMQQKKYSILLEPADPSSTEKKKRKKHDGSRSESESPERKHKKKKKKSHKKHKRSGRRHRRRHKRSHTEKKKSPKESKDNENPEGVTRDVKKSDNESGVESAGSSPDKTRSSRKKSKKRRKHSHSPYSDKSDNSRSPSPHKDEKKTRRHSRSRSRSQSRSPSHRRHHSRSRSHSRRSRSKSLSYSPADKRRSASRGSPSPRGGRDRKKSFSPIRKRRDSPSFLDRRRITRSRSRDGDRRREDDDTYSRRRRDRSRSRDYHR, from the exons ATGTACAACGGTGTAGGGCTCACCACAGCTCGTGGTAGTGGGACAAATGGCTTTGTACAAAGAAACTTTGCCCTGGTGCGAAATGCACACCAAAAGATGGAGTATAAGTCCgaggaagaaattaaaaaaactgaAGCAGCCCTCAGCAGACCTCCAAACCAAGAAATATTGGCTCACGAGAGGAAGCGACAGGTGGAGATCAAATGCTTTGAAATGCAAGAACATTTGGAAGAACAAGG ACACACAGAGGAAGAAATTACTCGCAAAGTGTCTGCCTTCCGTAAAATGCTTATGGACAAAGAAGGAGTCACAGATACAGATGATGACTCCACGACAAAGTCAAA GGTGTCAGAAACACATCAGCTGGCCGCAGCCAAAGAGAAACAGAACCAAAAGTTACGAGAAGCGTTTGGAATATCTGATACTTACGTTGATGGCAGCTCGTTCGACCCAGACCGTAAAGCCAAGGAAGCAGAGGCTAAGGCCATGCAGCAGAAAAAGTATAG TATTCTTCTGGAACCTGCTGATCCATCTTCaactgaaaagaagaaaagaaagaaacatgatGGGAGTAG atcGGAAAGTGAATCTCCAGAACGTAAgcataagaagaagaagaagaaatcacACAAGAAACACAAAAG ATCTGGAAGGAGGCATCGGAGGAGGCATAAGAG GTCTCATACAGAGAAGAAGAAATCCCCCAAAGA aTCTAAAGACAATGAGAATCCAGAAGGTGTAACAAGGGATGTGAAAAAATCTGATAACGAATCTGGTGTAGAATCAGCAGG GTCTTCACCAGACAAAACCAGGTCGTCTAGAAAGAAGAGCAAAAAACGAAGGAAACATTCCCACAGCCCGTACTCGGACAAATCGGATAACTCTAGGAGTCCGTCTCCTCATAAAGACGAGAAGAAAACAAGAAG ACACTCTCGGAGCAGATCAAGAAGCCAGTCCAGATCGCCATCCCACAGAAGACACCACTCTAGAAGCAG GTCTCATTCAAGAAGGTCTCGTTCCAAGTCCCTATCGTACTCACCAGCGGACAAGAGGCGGTCAGCGTCTCGCGGTAGCCCTTCACCGCGCGGCGGCCGTGACAGGAAAAAGAGTTTTTCTCCAATTAGGAAACGAAGAGATTCCCCAAGTTTTCTGGATCGTCGAAGAATAACCAG ATCTAGAAGCAGAGATGGAGACCGGAGAAGAGAGGATGACGACACTTATAGTAGGAGACGGCGAGATCGTAGCCGGTCACGTGACTATCATCGCTGA
- the LOC139981047 gene encoding uncharacterized protein isoform X3 — translation MYNGVGLTTARGSGTNGFVQRNFALVRNAHQKMEYKSEEEIKKTEAALSRPPNQEILAHERKRQVEIKCFEMQEHLEEQGHTEEEITRKVSAFRKMLMDKEGVTDTDDDSTTKSKVSETHQLAAAKEKQNQKLREAFGISDTYVDGSSFDPDRKAKEAEAKAMQQKKYSILLEPADPSSTEKKKRKKHDGSRSESESPERKHKKKKKKSHKKHKRSHTEKKKSPKESKDNENPEGVTRDVKKSDNESGVESAGSSPDKTRSSRKKSKKRRKHSHSPYSDKSDNSRSPSPHKDEKKTRRHSRSRSRSQSRSPSHRRHHSRSRSHSRRSRSKSLSYSPADKRRSASRGSPSPRGGRDRKKSFSPIRKRRDSPSFLDRRRITSARKLPIPYNRPSASCGYSSDSQMSTSSRSRSRSATRSRHSSGESSQK, via the exons ATGTACAACGGTGTAGGGCTCACCACAGCTCGTGGTAGTGGGACAAATGGCTTTGTACAAAGAAACTTTGCCCTGGTGCGAAATGCACACCAAAAGATGGAGTATAAGTCCgaggaagaaattaaaaaaactgaAGCAGCCCTCAGCAGACCTCCAAACCAAGAAATATTGGCTCACGAGAGGAAGCGACAGGTGGAGATCAAATGCTTTGAAATGCAAGAACATTTGGAAGAACAAGG ACACACAGAGGAAGAAATTACTCGCAAAGTGTCTGCCTTCCGTAAAATGCTTATGGACAAAGAAGGAGTCACAGATACAGATGATGACTCCACGACAAAGTCAAA GGTGTCAGAAACACATCAGCTGGCCGCAGCCAAAGAGAAACAGAACCAAAAGTTACGAGAAGCGTTTGGAATATCTGATACTTACGTTGATGGCAGCTCGTTCGACCCAGACCGTAAAGCCAAGGAAGCAGAGGCTAAGGCCATGCAGCAGAAAAAGTATAG TATTCTTCTGGAACCTGCTGATCCATCTTCaactgaaaagaagaaaagaaagaaacatgatGGGAGTAG atcGGAAAGTGAATCTCCAGAACGTAAgcataagaagaagaagaagaaatcacACAAGAAACACAAAAG GTCTCATACAGAGAAGAAGAAATCCCCCAAAGA aTCTAAAGACAATGAGAATCCAGAAGGTGTAACAAGGGATGTGAAAAAATCTGATAACGAATCTGGTGTAGAATCAGCAGG GTCTTCACCAGACAAAACCAGGTCGTCTAGAAAGAAGAGCAAAAAACGAAGGAAACATTCCCACAGCCCGTACTCGGACAAATCGGATAACTCTAGGAGTCCGTCTCCTCATAAAGACGAGAAGAAAACAAGAAG ACACTCTCGGAGCAGATCAAGAAGCCAGTCCAGATCGCCATCCCACAGAAGACACCACTCTAGAAGCAG GTCTCATTCAAGAAGGTCTCGTTCCAAGTCCCTATCGTACTCACCAGCGGACAAGAGGCGGTCAGCGTCTCGCGGTAGCCCTTCACCGCGCGGCGGCCGTGACAGGAAAAAGAGTTTTTCTCCAATTAGGAAACGAAGAGATTCCCCAAGTTTTCTGGATCGTCGAAGAATAACCAG TGCTCGCAAGTTACCAATTCCATACAACCGACCGTCTGCCAGCTGTGGTTATTCTTCCGACTCACAGATGTCTACCAGCAGCAGAAGTAGATCACGGTCAGCCACCCGGTCTAGGCACAGTTCTGGAGAATCTTCCCAAAAATGA
- the LOC139981047 gene encoding uncharacterized protein isoform X2, with amino-acid sequence MALYKETLPWCEMHTKRWSISPRKKLKKLKQPSADLQTKKYWLTRGSDRWRSNALKCKNIWKNKDTQRKKLLAKCLPSVKCLWTKKESQIQMMTPRQSQRCQKHISWPQPKRNRTKSYEKRLEYLILTLMAARSTQTVKPRKQRLRPCSRKSIVFFWNLLIHLQLKRRKERNMMGVDRKVNLQNVSIRRRRRNHTRNTKVRILKQAFDPMARSGRRHRRRHKRSHTEKKKSPKESKDNENPEGVTRDVKKSDNESGVESAGSSPDKTRSSRKKSKKRRKHSHSPYSDKSDNSRSPSPHKDEKKTRRHSRSRSRSQSRSPSHRRHHSRSRSHSRRSRSKSLSYSPADKRRSASRGSPSPRGGRDRKKSFSPIRKRRDSPSFLDRRRITSARKLPIPYNRPSASCGYSSDSQMSTSSRSRSRSATRSRHSSGESSQK; translated from the exons ATGGCTTTGTACAAAGAAACTTTGCCCTGGTGCGAAATGCACACCAAAAGATGGAGTATAAGTCCgaggaagaaattaaaaaaactgaAGCAGCCCTCAGCAGACCTCCAAACCAAGAAATATTGGCTCACGAGAGGAAGCGACAGGTGGAGATCAAATGCTTTGAAATGCAAGAACATTTGGAAGAACAAGG ACACACAGAGGAAGAAATTACTCGCAAAGTGTCTGCCTTCCGTAAAATGCTTATGGACAAAGAAGGAGTCACAGATACAGATGATGACTCCACGACAAAGTCAAA GGTGTCAGAAACACATCAGCTGGCCGCAGCCAAAGAGAAACAGAACCAAAAGTTACGAGAAGCGTTTGGAATATCTGATACTTACGTTGATGGCAGCTCGTTCGACCCAGACCGTAAAGCCAAGGAAGCAGAGGCTAAGGCCATGCAGCAGAAAAAGTATAG TATTCTTCTGGAACCTGCTGATCCATCTTCaactgaaaagaagaaaagaaagaaacatgatGGGAGTAG atcGGAAAGTGAATCTCCAGAACGTAAgcataagaagaagaagaagaaatcacACAAGAAACACAAAAG TACGCATTCTTAAGCAGGCATTTGATCCAATGGCCAG ATCTGGAAGGAGGCATCGGAGGAGGCATAAGAG GTCTCATACAGAGAAGAAGAAATCCCCCAAAGA aTCTAAAGACAATGAGAATCCAGAAGGTGTAACAAGGGATGTGAAAAAATCTGATAACGAATCTGGTGTAGAATCAGCAGG GTCTTCACCAGACAAAACCAGGTCGTCTAGAAAGAAGAGCAAAAAACGAAGGAAACATTCCCACAGCCCGTACTCGGACAAATCGGATAACTCTAGGAGTCCGTCTCCTCATAAAGACGAGAAGAAAACAAGAAG ACACTCTCGGAGCAGATCAAGAAGCCAGTCCAGATCGCCATCCCACAGAAGACACCACTCTAGAAGCAG GTCTCATTCAAGAAGGTCTCGTTCCAAGTCCCTATCGTACTCACCAGCGGACAAGAGGCGGTCAGCGTCTCGCGGTAGCCCTTCACCGCGCGGCGGCCGTGACAGGAAAAAGAGTTTTTCTCCAATTAGGAAACGAAGAGATTCCCCAAGTTTTCTGGATCGTCGAAGAATAACCAG TGCTCGCAAGTTACCAATTCCATACAACCGACCGTCTGCCAGCTGTGGTTATTCTTCCGACTCACAGATGTCTACCAGCAGCAGAAGTAGATCACGGTCAGCCACCCGGTCTAGGCACAGTTCTGGAGAATCTTCCCAAAAATGA
- the LOC139981049 gene encoding peroxisomal membrane protein 2-like, whose amino-acid sequence MEVESSRANDAKDSKKGKISVEAEKIWKAYLKLLKERPLLTKSVSSGVIAAVGDIIAQKIVLRDSSPLTVRQTGAFAILGLCYSGPLAHYFYSWLDQFIPKDVSYYAIKRIIADRFVIAPPYLLVFFYLLGLLEGIGHTASVDKIRTTFWTALKMNWKIWTVLQFINLNYVPIQFRVLFQSCIAFVWTICLAVYRRSATD is encoded by the exons ATGGAAGTGGAAAGCAGTAGGGCGAACGATGCAAAAGATTCAAAGAAAGGCAAAATTTCGGTTGAAGCCGAGAAAATATGGAAAGCGTACCTCAAGCTCCTCAAGGAACGACCCCTGCTGACTAAATCTGTGTCCAG TGGAGTGATTGCAGCTGTTGGAGACATTATCGCACAGAAGATTGTCCTGAGAGACTCTTCACCTCTTACCGTTCGCCAGACGGGGGCTTTTGCCATTTTAGG GTTATGTTACTCAGGACCATTAGCCCATTACTTTTATTCTTGGTTGGATCAGTTTATTCCCAAAGATGTCTCATACTATGCTATCAAGAGAATCATAGCGGACAGATTTGTGATTGCACCACCCTACCTCCTCGTGTTTTTCTATCTGTTGGGATTATTAGAG GGAATTGGACATACTGCATCTGTGGATAAAATAAGAACCACATTTTGGACTGCCCTAAAGATGAACTGGAAAATTTGGACTGTTCTACAGTTTATTAATCTGAATTATGTGCCAATACAG ttCAGAGTTCTCTTTCAAAGCTGCATTGCCTTCGTGTGGACAATCTGCCTGGCAGTTTACAGGAGAAGTGCCACAGACtag